From Novipirellula galeiformis, the proteins below share one genomic window:
- a CDS encoding formylglycine-generating enzyme family protein encodes MRRFRAIALLTAPLLAAIHMGTTWASDPPAQGATKQLDLDDHVSLEVVYIPPGEFKMGSTAEERAWATGIEGGATPGTERESYEGEQPRLMRVKDGFWMGRTEVSVGQFKRFVEDTGYVSDAEKPGGKTQVFDPQWKITAKAPPHPWISVEGKSWRDPNFGFPLRDCYPVVCVSWNDGRAFCDWLTKRERDSGRLPEGLVYRLPTEAEWAYACRGGRESSYFWWGDDLSDGEGRLNISAVDFLPGRNKIWPLANAPWSDGFAFVSPVDHYAERGRNGFGLADMCGGVWEVVLDHFDPQGGHEELYFVSENPRPVCRGGNYFDVPGNARCAVRLGLQGPSYSDSRDGFRICLGVPKQDPPSH; translated from the coding sequence GTGCGACGCTTTCGTGCCATCGCATTGCTCACCGCGCCCCTGTTAGCGGCGATTCACATGGGCACCACGTGGGCCTCTGATCCGCCGGCGCAAGGGGCCACCAAGCAACTCGATTTGGACGATCACGTATCGCTGGAGGTGGTCTACATTCCGCCTGGCGAATTTAAGATGGGCAGCACCGCCGAAGAGCGTGCCTGGGCCACGGGGATCGAAGGCGGAGCCACGCCGGGCACCGAGCGTGAGTCGTACGAAGGCGAGCAACCGAGATTGATGCGTGTGAAAGATGGCTTTTGGATGGGCCGCACGGAAGTCAGCGTGGGGCAATTCAAACGCTTCGTCGAGGACACCGGTTACGTTTCGGATGCGGAGAAACCGGGCGGCAAGACGCAGGTGTTTGATCCTCAGTGGAAGATCACCGCCAAGGCACCGCCGCATCCTTGGATCTCGGTGGAAGGGAAGAGTTGGCGTGATCCAAATTTCGGTTTCCCGTTGCGGGATTGCTATCCCGTGGTCTGCGTTAGCTGGAATGATGGACGGGCGTTTTGTGATTGGCTAACGAAGCGTGAACGAGATAGCGGACGTCTACCCGAGGGGCTCGTTTACCGTTTGCCGACGGAAGCCGAGTGGGCTTACGCTTGTCGCGGTGGCCGCGAAAGCAGTTATTTCTGGTGGGGCGACGATCTCAGTGACGGTGAAGGTCGGCTAAATATTTCGGCTGTCGATTTTCTGCCGGGACGAAACAAAATTTGGCCGCTCGCCAATGCTCCCTGGAGCGACGGGTTTGCCTTCGTTTCACCGGTGGACCATTACGCAGAACGGGGCCGTAACGGTTTCGGTTTGGCCGACATGTGTGGCGGCGTGTGGGAGGTCGTGCTCGATCATTTCGACCCCCAAGGTGGACATGAAGAGCTGTATTTTGTCAGCGAGAATCCACGCCCGGTCTGCCGCGGCGGTAATTACTTCGATGTCCCGGGTAATGCCCGCTGTGCCGTCCGCCTCGGGCTCCAAGGTCCGTCCTACTCCGATTCACGCGATGGCTTTCGTATCTGTCTGGGCGTACCAAAACAGGACCCACCAAGTCATTGA
- a CDS encoding DUF808 domain-containing protein, producing the protein MHCLSDLGIHFMASGLLMLLDDIATILDDIAILTKVAAKKTAGVLGDDLALNAQQVTGVDARRELPVVWAVAKGSLLNKAILVPIALALSALASWSITPLLIVGGLYLCFEGVEKLAHKFLHRESSEQHEQELGAALANPNVDMVAIEKEKIRGAIRTDFILSAEIVVITLGTVATSPIATRLLVLVAISILMTVGVYGLVAGIVKIDDLGMRLIRTESKSNQRSFRQLLGYGMITSAPYLMKFLSVAGTVAMFLVGGGILTHGIPPLHHLVEWLVHPLAEIHSTGAWLSSIAKMILDALLGLIAGTICLLIVSLIQRWRGRNQASQNEATS; encoded by the coding sequence TTGCATTGTTTATCTGACTTGGGGATTCATTTTATGGCCAGTGGTTTGTTGATGTTGCTGGACGACATTGCCACCATTCTCGACGACATCGCAATCCTGACCAAAGTCGCCGCAAAGAAAACCGCGGGTGTCTTGGGCGACGACTTGGCGCTCAACGCCCAACAGGTCACCGGCGTCGACGCGCGGCGTGAATTGCCCGTCGTCTGGGCGGTCGCGAAGGGCTCCCTTCTGAACAAAGCCATCCTGGTCCCCATCGCACTCGCGTTGAGCGCACTGGCCTCGTGGTCGATCACTCCCCTGCTGATTGTCGGTGGCTTGTACCTCTGTTTTGAAGGCGTTGAGAAACTCGCACACAAGTTCTTGCATCGCGAGTCGTCCGAACAGCACGAACAAGAATTGGGTGCCGCGTTAGCCAATCCAAACGTGGATATGGTGGCGATTGAGAAGGAGAAGATTCGCGGCGCGATCCGCACCGATTTCATTCTCTCCGCTGAAATTGTCGTGATTACCTTGGGGACGGTCGCGACGTCTCCCATTGCCACCCGTTTGCTCGTCTTGGTGGCGATCTCCATCTTGATGACGGTCGGGGTTTACGGATTGGTCGCCGGGATTGTCAAAATTGACGATTTGGGGATGCGGTTGATTCGCACCGAATCGAAGTCCAATCAACGCAGTTTCCGTCAACTGCTCGGCTATGGAATGATCACTTCAGCACCCTATTTGATGAAGTTCCTCTCGGTCGCCGGAACCGTGGCGATGTTCTTGGTCGGGGGCGGGATCCTCACCCATGGCATTCCGCCATTGCACCATCTTGTCGAGTGGCTTGTCCATCCGCTCGCCGAGATTCACTCGACCGGAGCTTGGTTGTCGAGCATCGCAAAGATGATCCTCGACGCCCTACTGGGGTTGATCGCAGGAACGATCTGTTTGCTGATCGTCAGCCTCATTCAACGCTGGCGCGGACGCAATCAAGCGTCGCAAAACGAAGCGACGAGCTAG
- a CDS encoding efflux RND transporter permease subunit encodes MKFPHFFIERPIFAAVLSFLIVLVGGITYFTLPVSQYPSVAPPTILVRATYPGATPQVIADTVATPIEQEMNGVDDMLYMESSSSSDGTMQLTVTFKLGTDLDDAQVLVQNRVAIAESRLPEQVRQIGITTTKQIPDMLMVVHLNSPDESRDQLYISNYAFLRVRDALMRLDGVGEIRIAGGNEYAMRVWLDIEKMMHVDLTAGEVVQAIRAQNAQVAAGVIGQPPIDATGDFQLNVTTQGRLITEDEFAEIIVKRGTDGRVTRLRDVARIELGAQDYSRLSYLDGKSAIAVLVYQRPGTNAVDTAADVKKVMSDMSKDFPQGIGYEIAYNPTDYVEESIDEVFETLFITTLFVVLTVFLFLHGWRPTIIPVIAIPISLIGTFAVMQFLGVTLNTLSLFGLVLAIGIVVDDAIVVVENVERLIAEGMTPREATHKAMEEVGSALIATTLVLIAVFVPTVFVPGISGQFYQQFALTISISTAISTFVSLTLSPALCAILLKPKNAARNRLGRLVDFLFGWFFRLFNRTFDITGNLYAGIVGRLMKKSGIAILIYVALIVCTGLSFGLVPTGFIPDQDQGYVIVAINLPDGASLARTDAVTRRVAEIGKGIDGVAHAVGIAGLSGSTFTIKPNAAVSFLPLQDAKERAERGRSVQAIVADMRREVSEINEAQILIIPPPPIRGIGRGGGFKMYVQDRSGAGVATLDQVTQTMLAQANAQPGLAQVFTNLRMNVPQVYADVDRTKAQMLDIPINNVFDALQIYLGSMYVNDFNFLGRTYRVTAQAEPEFRDEASDILKIRTRSASGATVSLGSVVDVKQIAGPDRLVRFNLFPAADLNGSTVPGFSTGQSLTTMENLADQSLPPGFGYEWTEMAYQEKQAGNTILFLFPLAVLFVFLALAAQYESWLLPLAIILIVPLCLLFALVAVWFRGMDNNVLTQIGFIVLIGLACKNAILIVEFAKAEEDAGKNRFEAAIAACRLRLRPILMTAFSFILGVVPLLIASGAGFEMRRVLGTAVFGGMLGVTLFGLFLTPVFYVLLRKFARDRVADPQ; translated from the coding sequence ATGAAATTTCCTCACTTCTTTATTGAACGTCCCATCTTTGCGGCCGTTTTGTCGTTCTTGATCGTGTTGGTGGGTGGAATCACGTATTTCACGCTTCCGGTATCGCAGTACCCCAGCGTCGCACCACCGACGATTTTGGTGCGGGCCACTTATCCTGGTGCGACCCCGCAAGTGATCGCGGACACTGTCGCCACGCCGATCGAACAAGAGATGAACGGCGTCGATGACATGTTGTACATGGAGTCGTCCTCGAGCAGCGACGGCACGATGCAGTTGACCGTGACCTTCAAGCTCGGCACCGACTTGGACGACGCTCAGGTGTTGGTCCAGAATCGGGTGGCGATTGCCGAATCGAGATTGCCGGAACAAGTTCGCCAGATCGGGATCACGACGACCAAGCAGATCCCGGACATGTTAATGGTCGTCCACTTGAACTCGCCGGACGAAAGTCGCGATCAACTGTATATCAGCAATTATGCGTTCTTGCGGGTTCGCGATGCGTTGATGCGGCTGGACGGTGTCGGTGAAATCCGTATCGCCGGCGGTAACGAATACGCGATGCGAGTTTGGTTAGACATCGAAAAGATGATGCACGTCGACTTGACCGCGGGGGAAGTGGTCCAGGCGATCCGTGCCCAGAACGCACAAGTCGCAGCGGGCGTGATCGGGCAACCGCCGATCGACGCAACCGGCGACTTTCAATTGAACGTTACCACGCAAGGTCGTTTGATTACCGAAGATGAGTTCGCCGAGATCATTGTCAAACGAGGTACTGACGGGCGTGTGACGCGGTTGCGCGATGTGGCGAGAATCGAACTCGGTGCCCAGGACTACTCGCGGCTCAGTTACCTCGATGGTAAATCGGCGATCGCGGTGTTGGTCTACCAACGTCCGGGGACCAACGCGGTCGACACGGCTGCCGATGTCAAGAAGGTGATGTCGGACATGAGCAAAGATTTCCCACAGGGAATCGGTTACGAAATCGCTTACAACCCGACCGACTATGTGGAAGAGTCGATCGACGAAGTTTTTGAAACGCTGTTCATCACGACCCTCTTCGTGGTGTTGACGGTGTTCTTGTTTCTGCACGGTTGGCGTCCAACGATCATTCCGGTGATCGCGATTCCCATCTCCTTGATCGGTACCTTCGCGGTGATGCAGTTCTTGGGCGTGACGCTCAACACGTTGTCATTGTTCGGATTGGTGTTGGCGATCGGAATCGTCGTCGACGACGCGATTGTGGTGGTCGAGAACGTCGAGCGATTGATCGCCGAAGGCATGACGCCGCGAGAGGCAACGCACAAGGCAATGGAGGAAGTCGGTTCGGCGCTGATCGCGACCACGTTGGTGTTGATCGCCGTGTTTGTTCCGACCGTGTTTGTGCCGGGGATCAGCGGGCAGTTCTATCAACAGTTCGCGCTCACGATTTCTATCTCGACGGCGATTTCAACGTTCGTTTCGTTGACGCTCAGTCCCGCGCTGTGTGCGATTTTGTTGAAACCCAAAAATGCGGCGAGAAATCGTCTCGGTAGGTTGGTTGACTTTTTGTTCGGATGGTTCTTTCGACTGTTCAATCGAACGTTCGATATCACCGGCAACCTTTACGCCGGGATCGTGGGTCGCTTGATGAAGAAGTCGGGGATCGCGATCCTCATCTACGTGGCGCTGATAGTCTGCACGGGATTGAGTTTCGGTCTGGTTCCGACCGGTTTTATCCCAGACCAGGATCAGGGTTACGTGATCGTTGCGATCAATTTGCCCGACGGAGCATCGCTGGCTCGTACCGACGCGGTCACGCGCCGCGTTGCCGAGATCGGGAAAGGGATCGATGGTGTCGCGCACGCGGTCGGAATCGCGGGGCTGTCCGGATCGACCTTTACGATCAAACCCAATGCGGCAGTCTCCTTTTTGCCGCTCCAGGATGCGAAAGAGCGTGCCGAACGAGGGCGTAGCGTCCAAGCGATTGTTGCCGACATGCGACGAGAAGTGTCCGAGATCAACGAGGCTCAGATCTTGATCATTCCACCGCCACCGATTCGCGGTATCGGCCGTGGTGGAGGTTTCAAGATGTATGTCCAGGACCGCAGTGGCGCTGGCGTCGCGACGCTTGATCAAGTGACCCAGACGATGCTTGCACAAGCCAACGCCCAACCTGGGTTGGCGCAAGTCTTTACGAACTTGCGGATGAACGTGCCACAGGTGTATGCCGACGTCGATCGTACCAAGGCACAAATGTTGGACATTCCTATCAACAATGTTTTTGACGCGTTGCAGATTTATCTCGGCTCGATGTACGTCAATGACTTCAATTTTCTGGGCCGGACGTACCGTGTGACCGCTCAAGCGGAACCTGAGTTTCGTGATGAGGCGAGCGATATTCTGAAAATTCGCACGCGGAGTGCCAGCGGTGCAACGGTCTCGCTCGGTTCGGTGGTCGACGTGAAACAAATTGCGGGACCGGATCGCTTGGTTCGATTCAACCTGTTCCCGGCTGCCGATTTGAATGGGTCGACGGTGCCGGGCTTCAGTACCGGCCAGTCGCTAACGACGATGGAAAATTTGGCGGACCAGAGTCTGCCCCCTGGCTTTGGTTACGAATGGACGGAGATGGCGTACCAAGAGAAGCAAGCAGGCAATACGATCCTGTTTCTGTTCCCCTTGGCGGTGTTGTTCGTGTTCTTGGCTTTGGCTGCTCAGTACGAGAGTTGGTTGTTACCGCTCGCGATCATCTTGATTGTGCCACTGTGTTTGTTGTTCGCGCTGGTAGCCGTTTGGTTCCGGGGGATGGACAACAACGTGTTGACGCAAATCGGGTTCATCGTCTTGATCGGATTGGCGTGTAAGAACGCGATTCTGATTGTGGAGTTTGCCAAGGCGGAAGAGGATGCGGGTAAAAATCGCTTTGAAGCAGCCATTGCGGCTTGCCGACTTCGGTTGCGACCGATTCTGATGACAGCGTTTTCGTTCATTTTGGGCGTGGTGCCGTTGTTGATCGCATCGGGAGCCGGGTTTGAAATGCGACGCGTGCTCGGAACCGCTGTCTTCGGCGGCATGCTCGGCGTCACCTTGTTCGGACTGTTCTTGACGCCGGTGTTCTACGTGTTGCTGCGTAAATTCGCACGCGATCGCGTTGCGGATCCGCAGTAA
- a CDS encoding efflux RND transporter periplasmic adaptor subunit translates to MPIPTVTVAKPVTKQIVEWDAYTGRMEAVDMVEIRARVGGYLESVHFDEGQVVEKGDLLFVIDPRPFEAELNAAKAKLQQSNSQLKQAFAKLEEAKARSLQSDAQLNLAEMRFTRTQSLSQRDAASQEELDEREAEFLQAKADIEGVKAGVSSAEAAIATAEAEIEMSKASVETAELNLQYTHIRAPVTGRISRQVVTEGNLIAGGTATSSLLTTIASMHPIFCVFDASEQDVLKYARLAQTGERESSRDVKNPVFLGLVDESGFPHHGHMDFVDNRFDTATASMRARCVFPNEDQLLLPGMFARIRIPGSAAHDAVLVPDSAIGTDQSSQYVYVVVDDVIERRPITPGPIVDGLRVIRKGLVGDETLVIEGLLQARPEAKVATVDGTIEVVEDGLPHDYKPVPKEQWISPAPDPLPEAATSADQVVSGSLQS, encoded by the coding sequence ATGCCCATCCCGACGGTGACGGTGGCCAAACCGGTAACGAAACAGATCGTCGAATGGGACGCTTATACGGGGCGAATGGAAGCGGTCGACATGGTCGAGATTCGCGCTCGCGTGGGCGGTTACTTGGAATCGGTACATTTCGATGAAGGCCAAGTGGTCGAAAAAGGCGATTTGTTGTTTGTCATCGATCCGCGTCCGTTTGAAGCCGAATTGAACGCGGCCAAGGCGAAGCTTCAGCAATCCAATTCGCAATTGAAGCAAGCGTTTGCGAAGCTAGAGGAAGCCAAGGCGCGGTCGCTGCAATCGGATGCTCAATTGAATCTTGCCGAGATGCGGTTCACCCGAACTCAATCGCTCAGTCAGCGAGACGCCGCTTCCCAGGAAGAGCTTGACGAACGCGAAGCCGAATTCTTGCAAGCCAAGGCCGACATCGAAGGGGTCAAGGCGGGCGTCAGTTCCGCCGAAGCGGCGATCGCGACGGCGGAAGCTGAAATCGAGATGTCCAAGGCGAGCGTTGAGACGGCGGAATTGAACTTGCAATACACTCATATCCGGGCTCCGGTCACGGGACGGATCAGCCGCCAAGTGGTGACCGAAGGCAATTTGATTGCCGGAGGCACCGCCACCTCCTCGCTGCTGACGACGATCGCGTCGATGCATCCGATCTTTTGTGTGTTCGATGCCAGCGAACAAGACGTGTTGAAATACGCGCGTTTGGCGCAAACGGGCGAGCGGGAAAGTTCGCGAGATGTGAAGAATCCGGTGTTCTTGGGATTGGTTGACGAATCCGGATTTCCTCATCACGGTCACATGGACTTCGTTGACAACCGTTTCGATACCGCGACGGCCAGCATGCGAGCTCGCTGTGTGTTTCCGAACGAGGACCAATTGTTGTTGCCGGGCATGTTCGCTCGGATCCGGATTCCCGGAAGCGCTGCTCACGACGCCGTTTTGGTCCCCGACTCGGCGATCGGCACCGACCAATCGTCCCAGTATGTTTATGTGGTTGTCGATGACGTGATTGAACGTCGCCCTATCACCCCAGGGCCGATCGTGGACGGTTTGCGCGTGATTCGCAAAGGACTTGTCGGCGATGAGACGTTGGTGATCGAAGGGCTGTTGCAAGCTCGACCGGAAGCGAAAGTCGCCACGGTGGATGGCACGATTGAAGTGGTCGAAGACGGATTGCCGCATGACTATAAGCCGGTCCCGAAGGAACAGTGGATTTCGCCGGCCCCCGATCCGTTGCCCGAAGCAGCAACGTCGGCTGATCAGGTGGTGTCAGGGAGTTTGCAGTCATGA
- a CDS encoding MarR family winged helix-turn-helix transcriptional regulator yields MKLQHELKRPQPFASTEQETLLNLLRIGDQLENRLSRHFREHGLTLSRFNVLRSLVLAERPLTCGEIGERMIQIVPAITSLVDHLEKQGLVKRQRCTEDRRVVYVSVTQKGRKLADQTMAPLAELEQRFLKKLNKGEQKQLIGLLEKTRGSIAASFQDR; encoded by the coding sequence ATGAAGCTGCAACACGAACTGAAGCGACCGCAGCCGTTCGCTTCGACCGAGCAAGAAACGCTGCTGAACCTGTTGCGTATCGGAGACCAACTCGAAAACCGATTGTCGCGGCATTTTCGCGAGCATGGTTTGACCTTGTCACGCTTCAATGTGTTGCGAAGTCTGGTCCTGGCCGAGCGACCATTGACCTGCGGTGAGATCGGCGAACGAATGATCCAAATCGTGCCGGCGATCACATCGCTAGTCGATCACCTCGAGAAACAGGGATTGGTCAAACGGCAACGCTGTACCGAAGATCGCCGCGTGGTGTATGTAAGCGTCACCCAAAAGGGGAGAAAGCTGGCCGACCAGACCATGGCGCCGCTGGCGGAACTGGAACAACGATTTCTGAAAAAATTGAACAAGGGTGAGCAAAAACAGCTCATCGGATTGCTGGAGAAAACTCGCGGTTCCATTGCAGCGAGTTTTCAAGATCGCTGA
- a CDS encoding DUF1552 domain-containing protein, whose product MLSRRRMLQGIATSTSVALGSSLAPERLLASPATNTTPKRIVFFMQNQGFDPKTCIPDGMTNSGSLAKAKLPEPISALEPYKERLHIINGLHGIHTSPTHSAFFGALGGYRGSDGVPPSASTIDYELSKALPQTLLPHLCIGMDSIENMKTKPTIATLSASGAGSPIFMHSNPNHLYQMLFGGISSGNIRLQHEARSSVFDQVEMLAAAKGRSLPASGQRRYDQYVQGFKDVNGLRTRLDTVADHLRKFAPIVDERYTAPEFETDWHDCLLDLGISALTSGITNTLTIGSGRGEIFGAWKGLGIDQQGHSLGHMDQPDNPIWIKIRQYNSRMLVRIMEKLESVPEGSGTMMDNTLIVYTSNNADKQHTSGANWPVMLLGNLDGAFKSGCFTQLDGKRPINALYTSLLRAAGQNVDRFNMDDKMAKKFDNSTGPLKEVLA is encoded by the coding sequence ATGCTCAGCCGTAGAAGAATGCTGCAAGGAATCGCAACCAGCACCAGTGTCGCATTGGGCTCCTCCCTTGCTCCGGAGCGTCTCTTAGCATCGCCCGCCACGAACACGACTCCCAAGCGGATCGTCTTCTTCATGCAGAACCAGGGCTTCGATCCGAAGACCTGTATTCCGGACGGGATGACCAACAGCGGTTCGCTAGCGAAGGCCAAACTTCCCGAGCCCATCAGTGCATTGGAACCTTATAAGGAACGGCTGCACATCATCAACGGACTGCACGGCATCCATACCAGTCCCACGCACAGCGCGTTCTTCGGCGCGCTCGGCGGCTATCGCGGCAGCGACGGGGTGCCGCCCAGTGCATCGACGATCGATTATGAGCTGAGCAAGGCGCTGCCGCAAACCCTGCTGCCTCATCTGTGCATCGGCATGGACTCGATCGAGAACATGAAGACCAAGCCCACGATTGCGACGCTGTCGGCCAGCGGCGCCGGTTCGCCGATCTTCATGCATTCCAATCCGAATCATCTTTACCAGATGCTGTTCGGTGGCATTTCCTCAGGTAATATCCGGCTCCAGCACGAAGCTCGCTCGAGTGTGTTTGATCAGGTCGAAATGCTGGCTGCGGCCAAGGGACGCTCTCTGCCGGCGTCGGGCCAACGACGTTACGACCAATACGTCCAAGGATTCAAAGACGTCAACGGTTTGCGGACGCGGTTGGATACCGTAGCCGATCACTTGCGAAAATTCGCGCCCATCGTGGACGAGCGATACACTGCGCCGGAGTTCGAAACCGACTGGCACGATTGTTTGCTGGACCTCGGTATCTCGGCGCTCACCTCCGGTATCACCAATACGCTGACAATCGGCTCCGGTCGTGGCGAGATCTTCGGGGCCTGGAAGGGATTGGGTATCGATCAACAGGGACATAGCCTCGGGCACATGGATCAGCCCGACAATCCGATTTGGATCAAGATTCGCCAATACAACAGCCGCATGCTGGTGCGGATCATGGAGAAGCTGGAAAGCGTGCCCGAAGGAAGTGGCACGATGATGGACAATACGCTGATCGTGTACACCAGCAATAACGCGGACAAGCAACACACCAGCGGTGCCAACTGGCCGGTCATGTTGTTAGGCAACCTGGACGGTGCATTCAAGTCCGGTTGCTTCACGCAGCTCGATGGCAAGCGACCGATCAACGCGCTCTACACGTCGCTGCTGCGAGCCGCCGGCCAGAACGTCGATCGCTTCAACATGGACGACAAGATGGCCAAAAAGTTTGACAACAGCACCGGCCCGCTCAAGGAAGTGTTGGCATGA
- a CDS encoding DUF1588 domain-containing protein: MILLLPVATSQAYTPGRAVNKDYASFAESFLTNHCVDCHGEIDPEGNLSLEDLGPVDEINASTWTSVWAQVTLKEMPPKDMTQPEVIERLQFSDWIVGELSRVMQDKGGFRDHLDPNKGNFVDHELLFGPLPDGIKLQPTSSPARIWRVTPQEHITRLNELINTEPEFDPEKPGLRTHGDVVPTNHGGELKLYFGTDRIIKCQGGTVAYATAVKSVPAVLSSARNHGLENYPDFYTVNSAEATQIMAIAGDIIRYMAEGPLSIAHPYQITDAPASIADKMKGDLRGLPTSIVYSTKVVRPLTPVYELMKEDGVTDERLRAAVDYLFEALTFRPPSETESDAYLEIVNQTIEKLGKKEGAVLGLSSIFLDRDALFRPELIENGKPDEHGRVMLQDWELGMAVNHALRYIRPDAPLRDAIAAGRMRTRADVKREVERMLADDTIRKPRMVRFFRDYFDYDLGGYICKDTKALTQTGANNRGQAHYNAMFDATASTDRLIELILDEDKDVLKQLLTTDKVVATKADNLYFGRKRTREEIAASVAAEKQAMAEAAQKAAAEFEAWKQANPGKKPPPPNKQKRPIVNHLVTQADLAGPPIYARVSRRSFGKGSMKPERILATVPAGQRLGILTHPSWLVSHSDAMDNHAIRRGHWIQERLLGGGIPDVPITVDAMLPDEPKNTLRERMRVTREEYCWTCHKKMDPLGLPFEMYNHAGLYRELELDKPVDTSGEIIDSGDPTLDGKVGSAIELIQKLAESERAEQVFVRHAFRFWMGRNETLHDAPILQEAHRAYKESGGSMKALLVSLLTSDAFLYRTRSDSALVDSN, from the coding sequence TTGATCTTGCTCCTACCCGTGGCAACGTCCCAGGCGTATACGCCTGGCCGTGCGGTTAACAAAGATTACGCCAGTTTTGCGGAATCGTTTCTCACGAACCACTGCGTCGACTGTCATGGCGAGATCGATCCCGAAGGCAATCTCTCGCTCGAAGACCTAGGACCTGTGGATGAAATCAACGCCAGCACTTGGACCAGCGTGTGGGCGCAGGTCACGCTAAAGGAGATGCCGCCCAAGGACATGACGCAGCCCGAGGTCATCGAGCGGCTGCAGTTCTCTGACTGGATCGTCGGTGAACTCTCACGCGTGATGCAAGACAAGGGCGGGTTCCGTGATCACCTCGATCCCAACAAAGGCAACTTCGTCGATCACGAGCTGCTGTTCGGTCCGCTGCCCGATGGCATCAAGCTGCAACCGACGTCATCGCCAGCACGCATCTGGCGAGTGACCCCGCAAGAGCACATCACGCGGCTCAATGAGTTGATCAACACCGAGCCGGAGTTCGATCCCGAAAAGCCGGGGCTTCGCACGCATGGTGACGTCGTTCCCACCAACCACGGTGGCGAATTGAAGTTGTACTTCGGTACCGATCGCATCATCAAATGTCAGGGCGGGACGGTCGCCTATGCAACGGCCGTTAAGAGTGTCCCCGCCGTGTTGTCGTCGGCTCGCAATCACGGACTGGAAAACTATCCCGATTTCTACACCGTCAACAGCGCCGAAGCGACGCAGATCATGGCGATTGCTGGCGACATCATTCGCTACATGGCCGAGGGTCCGCTGAGTATCGCCCACCCGTATCAGATCACGGACGCCCCCGCATCGATCGCCGACAAAATGAAGGGCGATCTTCGTGGTCTGCCCACCAGCATCGTCTACAGCACCAAAGTGGTCCGTCCGCTGACGCCGGTGTATGAGCTGATGAAGGAAGACGGCGTGACCGACGAGCGACTGCGTGCTGCGGTCGACTATCTGTTCGAAGCGTTGACGTTCCGCCCGCCGAGCGAAACCGAGTCCGACGCGTACTTGGAAATCGTCAATCAAACGATCGAAAAGCTCGGTAAGAAAGAGGGTGCCGTGCTTGGTCTGTCATCCATCTTCCTTGATCGCGACGCGCTGTTCCGACCGGAACTGATCGAGAATGGAAAACCAGACGAGCATGGCCGCGTCATGTTGCAAGACTGGGAATTGGGCATGGCGGTCAATCACGCGCTGCGTTACATCCGCCCCGACGCACCGTTGCGCGACGCGATCGCCGCTGGACGAATGCGGACCCGAGCGGATGTAAAGCGTGAAGTTGAGCGGATGTTGGCCGACGACACCATCCGCAAGCCGCGGATGGTGCGGTTCTTCCGCGATTACTTCGACTACGACCTTGGCGGCTACATCTGCAAAGATACAAAAGCACTGACCCAGACGGGGGCGAACAACCGGGGACAAGCTCATTACAACGCCATGTTCGACGCAACGGCCAGCACTGATCGTCTGATCGAATTGATCCTGGACGAAGACAAGGATGTATTGAAGCAGTTGTTAACGACGGACAAGGTCGTGGCCACCAAGGCCGACAATCTCTACTTTGGTCGGAAACGCACTCGAGAAGAGATCGCAGCGTCCGTTGCCGCTGAGAAACAGGCGATGGCCGAAGCGGCACAGAAAGCGGCGGCTGAGTTCGAGGCCTGGAAACAGGCAAACCCAGGCAAGAAACCGCCGCCGCCAAACAAGCAAAAGCGACCGATTGTCAATCACCTCGTCACCCAGGCTGACCTTGCGGGGCCGCCCATCTACGCTCGTGTCAGCCGGCGTAGTTTTGGCAAAGGATCGATGAAACCCGAACGCATCCTGGCAACGGTCCCCGCAGGCCAGCGTCTGGGCATCCTGACCCACCCCAGTTGGCTCGTTTCTCACTCCGACGCAATGGACAATCACGCCATCCGCCGCGGCCACTGGATCCAAGAACGACTGCTCGGTGGTGGCATTCCCGATGTGCCGATCACGGTGGATGCGATGCTTCCGGATGAGCCCAAGAACACCTTGCGTGAGCGAATGCGGGTGACCCGTGAAGAGTACTGCTGGACGTGTCACAAGAAGATGGATCCGCTGGGGCTACCGTTTGAGATGTACAACCACGCGGGTCTGTATCGCGAGTTGGAACTCGATAAACCCGTTGACACCAGCGGCGAGATCATCGATTCGGGCGACCCGACTCTCGATGGCAAAGTCGGAAGCGCCATCGAGCTAATCCAGAAGCTGGCGGAGAGCGAACGAGCCGAGCAGGTATTTGTGCGTCACGCTTTTCGATTCTGGATGGGCCGCAACGAAACGCTCCACGACGCGCCGATATTACAGGAAGCCCACCGCGCCTACAAAGAGAGCGGCGGCAGCATGAAAGCGCTGTTAGTATCGCTCCTCACCTCCGACGCATTCCTCTATCGCACCCGAAGTGATTCAGCATTGGTTGATTCGAATTAG